Proteins from a genomic interval of Yarrowia lipolytica chromosome 1E, complete sequence:
- a CDS encoding uncharacterized protein (Compare to YALI0E22132g, no similarity possibly noncoding), with product MVSESFEVAHEARVNRLLNASSNESREALSDDILTLMIKDAAASPGPVDGPPSDPKEMAEAFLKTTKRGPLQPRHYGSRFTNVPVLLYLQLVWEEVKESMPQLDQHGLIDFSILVLAELVPEGMRQHVTRLKSDSWVALKARICTMFEREGVDTGSDFVFTNYFSNWKPIEGPLFVSCAALMSELLACPMGIPGLALQVACDHLANEKNYPQLAKDAERYIKDHVPRNKQSLETNRAFASCLGEYVGRKQRGLN from the coding sequence ATGGTCAGTGAAAGCTTCGAAGTCGCCCATGAGGCTCGTGTCAACCGTCTTCTTAATGCCTCTTCCAATGAGAGCAGAGAGGCTCTTTCGGACGATATCCTTACTCTGATGATCAAGGACGCTGCGGCCTCTCCGGGCCCCGTTGATGGTCCTCCTTCTGATCCCAAAGAAATGGCAGAGGCTTTTCTTAAAACAACGAAACGAGGTCCTCTACAACCGCGGCACTACGGTAGCAGGTTTACCAACGTGCCGGTCCTGCTGTACTTGCAGTTGGTATGGGAAGAGGTCAAGGAGTCCATGCCTCAGCTCGACCAGCATGGTCTGATTGACTTTTCAATCTTGGTTCTGGCGGAGTTAGTCCCTGAGGGCATGCGACAACACGTTACAAGACTGAAGTCTGATTCCTGGGTGGCTCTCAAAGCTAGAATCTGTACCATGTTTGAGCGCGAGGGAGTCGATACGGGGTCGGACTTTGTCTTTACAAACTACTTCAGCAACTGGAAACCGATTGAAGGCCCACTGTTTGTTTCCTGTGCTGCTCTCATGTCCGAACTACTAGCATGTCCCATGGGAATCCCAGGCCTAGCTCTACAAGTTGCTTGTGACCACTTGGCCAATGAGAAAAACTACCCCCAGCTGGCAAAAGACGCGGAGAGATACATCAAGGACCATGTGCCTAGAAACAAACAGAGCTTGGAGACCAACAGGGCCTTTGCTTCTTGCCTGGGGGAGTACGTGGGCAGAAAGCAGCGTGGTTTGAATTAG
- a CDS encoding uncharacterized protein (Compare to YALI0E22198g, similar to uniprot|Q8TF96 Aspergillus oryzae Chitin synthase), translating into MNVPPLSSAAVPISTSALLGTLHQQYNSADRSLRIDSTSVLVLDGHIDIDFLNSVWEHAWKRSEDQSIFIGSSIPSAPSSFLACLQEFPNIPPQTATALNVLEPFLTAQTPENVDTLLHNGLSVCVSLDADGNVCKTRIMLSDLPLSSVKMLTHLPHEKDNRAFTVFYNLLLAATDSEIDHLSLKPADEYNLLKPSGTFTLPEYMQHTDDHALATDWRDSLKQCGIRGQNLRSILSTLSGLLLLGQGNEFDKLEGTALIGVSPDTLEQHSTDEVIASTYVALIKTVVGLLNQFLEGMDMAPVGDSGSPEDDIVALVNIVECGPSERSVILRSVFDDSVGISKELVDEGFRVVKTPQNVTKVLSTWNSEKIHNLQQMQRLLIPNFRFFLDENLSVLARDDFAEHILDVTSLLTTSRIWNIINVAVNTTAKGEILEKWTGATVSLQVRNWALVEWIRKRSGRDYTADFAFDELADRYATLHFPSDYMILQGWVADTFGWGPADFAVGQHRAWLSEPAWNHLEEAIGQGMGGHGYDQHQASYMDQMGGHGMNMPNIVNPAMANMGNYGGGLTEREMHTHEADLHPAEPNITTMVPDGGLPGGPYGSDDPDYPHPSYENQGLMDPSKYRDAQEFGIDPEYLVGTTDTVVVKTSGYRRMWVAFVWLLTFWIPSPLLKWIGRMKRPDVRMAWREKLVIFAFIFLINAGIVFYMIFLQRIICSNFDKAWNVKELHTHQGENDYYVGIRGSVYDMTKFYRQQHSDNGMKTNPDDMMYFAGQDLTDYFPPPLTVACQGLVEDEDVWMRYNNTVNMIPQAIHYSGSWKVPAEGQALHQYTWYNDKFGPKIKQYYKGDLVVAKKDVEKQGTQQQRMWIMMGDQIFDFTNYFYTLTINDPSLSPLYKKYDFLAPEVKDMIQNNAGTDVKDLWKDLDLPDADKMTHMSCFNNAFYHGKLDFRDSARCQAANYILLAMACLLSSVTVIKFVSAVRFGSSRQPSMQDKFVVCQVPAYTEDEDALRAAIDSLTCLKYDNRRKLLFVICDGMIVGNGNDKTTPQIVLDIFGVDPKVNPPALAFHSVGEGSQQLNYGKVYSGLYEFEGNIAPYVVVVKVGKESETSKPGNRGKRDSQVMLMKFFNKVHYQAPMSPLELEIFRHINNIIGVDPELYEYIMMVDADTSVSEDSLNRMVSCCADDSRIAGICGETSLQNEQKSWTTMIQVYEYYISHHLAKAFESLFGSVTCLPGCFCMYRLRTADRGRPLIISNDVIREYAENNVDTLHKKNLFSLGEDRYLTTLMSKYFPKMRYKFTPDAHAQTAAPESIAILLSQRRRWINSTVHNLMELLRLSHLCGFCFFGMRFVVFIDLIGTLMLPSVCIYLVYLIYLLASHTGAIPIISLAMIGGVYGLQALIFIINRKWEHVGWMIIYVAAYPIHSFLLPIYAFWNMDNFSWGNTRVVVGEKGGKQLVSVADAGFDPASVPLETWSDYAHRVGVPGAERRIVLNSRYGMKRSEIYRNDDEYEDEYMDEFGYDMQTFADEQARFNHEPEKAYHSRTTSLMSGFGGDFDEGSVMPAQSTHTGRKARPKSVISHYAMYPSVGNRGSYYDPMADKRKTMTRSTSTPMSLMSGRSSVMLGHERSRSLGDALGADLDDHQKLTISNAVKETLAAANLDTVTRRQLREAVEDRMGVTFSAERAGYVDTVIDEELERMEE; encoded by the exons GTGCCTCCGCTGTCTTCCGCCGCGGTGCCAATATCGACCTCGGCGCTGCTCGGCACCCTACACCAGCAGTACAACTCCGCAGATCGTTCGCTTCGAATCGATTCCACCTCGGTgctcgtccttgacggCCACATTGACATCGATTTCCTCAACTCCGTGTGGGAGCACGCCTGGAAGCGTTCCGAAGATCAGAGTATTTTTATTGG ATCATCGATACCGTCAGCCCCCTCTTCTTTCCTGGCATGTCTGCAAGAGTTCCCCAACATCCCGCCCCAGACAGCCACGGCCCTCAACGTGCTGGAGCCGTTTCTGACGGCCCAGACACCTGAAAACGTCGACACACTGCTGCACAATGGCCTGTCTGTCTGCGTCTCTCTGGACGCCGACGGAAACGTGTGCAAAACTCGAATCATGCTGTCAGACCTGCCCCTGTCCTCGGTCAAAATGCTGACACACCTGCCTCACGAAAAGGACAACCGGGCCTTCACCGTTTTCTACAATCTACTATTGGCCGCCACCGACTCAGAAATCGACCACTTGTCCCTCAAACCAGCAGACGAATACAATCTTCTCAAGCCCTCAGGAACATTCACTCTTCCAGAGTACATGCAGCACACAGACGACCATGCCTTGGCCACAGACTGGAGAGACTCGCTCAAACAGTGTGGAATCAGGGGCCAGAACCTCAGATCTATTCTCTCTACACTGTCTGGTCTGCTGCTACTAGGACAAGGCAACGAGTTTGATAAACTAGAAGGAACTGCTTTGATTGGCGTGTCTCCTGATACTCTCGAGCAACACTCCACAGATGAGGTGATTGCGTCGACTTATGTGGCCCTTATCAAAACTGTAGTTGGACTTCTCAACCAGTTTCTGGAGGGTATGGATATGGCACCTGTCGGAGACTCTGGATCGCCTGAAGACGATATTGTGGCGCTCGTCAACATTGTCGAGTGCGGGCCTTCCGAGCGATCTGTCATTCTGCGATCTGTTTTTGACGACTCGGTTGGTATTTCTAAAGAGCTGGTCGACGAAGGCTTCAGAGTAGTTAAAACACCTCAAAACGTCACAAAGGTGCTCTCCACCTGGAATAGCGAAAAGATCCACAACCTGCAACAGATGCAGCGGCTTCTAATCCCTAATTTCCGCTTCTTCCTCGACGAAAATCTCTCTGTTCTTGCTCGAGACGACTTTGCCGAGCACATATTGGACGTGACTTCGTTGCTGACCACCTCGCGAATCTGGAACATTATCAACGTGGCCGTCAACACAACCGCCAAGGGTGAGATTCTGGAAAAGTGGACTGGAGCTACCGTCTCTCTGCAGGTACGAAACTGGGCCCTTGTGGAGTGGATCCGAAAACGGTCTGGTAGAGACTACACGGCCGACTTTGCATTTGACGAGCTGGCCGACAGGTACGCAACTCTGCATTTTCCCTCGGACTACATGATTCTGCAGGGCTGGGTGGCAGACACGTTTGGATGGGGCCCTGCGGACTTTGCTGTGGGACAACATCGAGCGTGGTTGAGTGAACCGGCATGGAATcacctggaggaggccattgGACAGGGAATGGGTGGCCACGGATACGACCAGCACCAAGCTTCTTACATGGACCAGATGGGCGGCCATGGAATGAACATGCCCAACATTGTCAATCCTGCCATGGCCAACATGGGCAACTATGGAGGCGGTCTTACTGAGCGAGAAATGCATACCCACGAGGCAGATCTTCACCCCGCGGAGcccaacatcaccactaTGGTTCCTGACGGAGGCCTTCCAGGGGGTCCTTATGGTTCTGATGATCCTGATTATCCCCACCCCAGCTATGAGAACCAGGGTCTTATGGATCCCAGCAAGTACAGAGACGCACAAGAATTTGGAATTGATCCTGAATATCTTGTTGGAACGACAGACACTGTTGTTGTCAAGACTTCAGGTTACCGACGAATGTGGGTTGCGTTTGTGTGGCTGCTCACCTTCTGGATCCCCTCTCCTCTTCTCAAGTGGATTGGTCGAATGAAACGACCCGATGTGCGAATGGCGTGGCGAGAAAAACTTGTTATTTTCGCCTTCATTTTCCTGATCAACGCGGGTATTGTCTTCTACATGATCTTCCTACAGCGAATCATTTGTTCCAACTTTGACAAGGCTTGGaacgtcaaggagctgcaTACTCACCAGGGAGAGAATGATTACTACGTTGGTATTAGAGGTTCTGTTTATGATATGACCAAGTTCTACAGACAGCAGCATTCTGATAATGGCATGAAGACCAATCCCGACGACATGATGTACTTTGCTGGCCAGGATCTCACCGACTActtccctcctcctctcacTGTCGCCTGTCAGGGACTTGttgaggacgaggatgtGTGGATGAGGTATAACAACACTGTTAACATGATTCCCCAGGCTATTCATTACTCTGGTTCGTGGAAGGTCCCTGCCGAGGGGCAGGCTCTGCATCAATACACCTGGTACAATGACAAGTTTGGCCCTAAGATCAAGCAGTATTACAAGGGAGATCTTGTggttgccaagaaggatgtgGAGAAGCAGGGTACACAACAGCAGCGAATGTGGATCATGATGGGTGATCAGATATTTGATTTTACAAACTACTTCTATACCCTGACCATCAACGACCCCTCTCTGTCTCCTCTGTACAAGAAGTATGATTTTTTGGCTCCCGAAGTCAAGGATATGATTCAGAACAATGCTGGAACCGACGTCAAAGACCTTTGGAAGGACTTGGATCTTCCGGACGCTGATAAAATGACCCACATGAGTTGTTTCAACAACGCTTTTTACCACGGAAAGCTGGATTTCAGAGACTCCGCACGGTGTCAGGCTGCCAATTACATTCTTCTGGCCATGGCTTGTCTTCTTTCGTCCGTCACTGTCATCAAGTTCGTTTCTGCTGTTCGTTTTGGCTCATCCAGACAGCCCTCCATGCAGGATAAGTTTGTGGTTTGCCAGGTTCCTGCCTACACTGAGGACGAAGATGCCCTCCGTGCCGCCATTGACTCTCTTACCTGCCTCAAGTATGACAACCGACGAAAGCTGCTTTTTGTTATTTGTGACGGTATGATTGTGGGTAATGGTAACGACAAGACCACTCCTCAGATTGTCCTTGACATCTTTGGCGTCGATCCCAAGGTTAATCCACCTGCTCTTGCTTTTCACTCTGTCGGTGAGGGTTCTCAGCAGCTCAATTATGGAAAGGTGTATTCTGGACTGTACGAGTTTGAGGGTAACATTGCTCCGtatgttgttgttgtgaAGGTCGGCAAGGAATCTGAGACTTCCAAGCCTGGTAACCGAGGTAAGCGAGACTCGCAGGTCATGCTCATGAAGTTCTTCAACAAGGTGCATTACCAAGCCCCCATGTCTCCTCTGGAGCTCGAAATCTTCCGACACATCAATAACATTATTGGTGTCGACCCTGAGCTCTATGAGTACATTATGATGGTTGATGCTGATACATCTGTTTCTGAAGACTCCCTGAACCGAATGGTTTCATGCTGTGCAGACGATTCTCGAATTGCCGGTATCTGTGGCGAAACGTCTCTTCAAAACGAGCAAAAATCGTGGACAACGATGATCCAGGTGTACGAATATTACATTTCGCATCATCTGGCCAAGGCTTTTGAGTCTCTGTTTGGTTCTGTCACCTGTCTTCCTGGATGTTTCTGTATGTACAGACTTCGAACTGCCGATCGAGGACGTCCTCTGATTATTTCCAACGATGTGATCAGAGAGTACGCCGAAAACAACGTCGACACGTTGCacaagaagaacttgtTCTCTCTCGGAGAAGATCGATACCTGACCACCCTCATGTCCAAGTACTTTCCTAAAATGCGATACAAGTTCACACCAGACGCCCATGCCCAAACTGCTGCCCCCGAGTCCATTGCCATTCTTCTGTCtcagcgacgacgatggATCAACTCCACTGTTCACAATCTGATGGAGCTGCTTCGACTCAGCCATCTATGtggtttctgtttctttgGTATGCGATTTGTGGTGTTCATCGATCTGATCGGTACTCTCATGCTGCCCTCTGTGTGCATCTACCTCGTCTATCTCATCTATCTGTTGGCATCTCATACCGGAGCCATTCCCATCATTTCTCTTGCCATGATTGGAGGAGTTTACGGTCTGCAGGCCCTGATTTTCATCATCAACAGAAAGTGGGAGCATGTTGGCTGGATGATTATCTACGTGGCAGCCTACCCAATCCACTCCTTCCTGCTGCCCATCTACGCCTTCTGGAACATGGATAATTTCTCTTGGGGTAATACTCGAGTGGTTGTGGGTGAGAAGGGAGGCAAGCAGCTTGTTTCAGTTGCCGATGCGGGCTTTGATCCAGCTTCCGTGCCTCTCGAAACCTGGTCGGACTACGCTCACCGAGTTGGTGTTCCCGGAGCCGAGAGACGTATTGTTCTCAACTCCAGATACGGAATGAAGCGGTCTGAAATCTACCgaaacgacgacgagtacgaAGACGAGTATATGGATGAGTTTGGCTACGACATGCAGACTTTTGCCGATGAACAGGCCCGGTTCAACCACGAGCCAGAGAAGGCCTACCACTCTCGAACAACTTCTCTCATGTCTGGTTTCGGAGGCGATTTTGATGAGGGCAGTGTTATGCCTGCTCAGTCGACTCACACGGGCCGAAAGGCGCGTCCCAAGTCCGTCATCAGTCACTACGCCATGTACCCATCTGTCGGTAACCGTGGATCATACTATGATCCCATGGCCGACAAGCGAAAGACCATGACTCGATCCACCTCAACTCCTATGTCTCTGATGAGTGGCCGGTCGTCCGTCATGCTTGGCCATGAGCGGTCTCGATCTTTGGGTGACGCTCTGGGTGCTGATTTGGATGACCACCAGAAATTGACCATTTCTAACGCCGTCAAGGAGACTCTGGCGGCTGCCAACTTGGACACCGTGACGCGACGGCAGCTGCGAGAGGCCGTGGAGGACCGAATGGGAGTCACCTTCAGCGCCGAACGGGCTGGATACGTGGACACCGTCATTGATGAGGAGCTTGAGCGAATGGAGGAGTGA